A single region of the Pygocentrus nattereri isolate fPygNat1 chromosome 27, fPygNat1.pri, whole genome shotgun sequence genome encodes:
- the clec3bb gene encoding tetranectin, with product MELRVACLLIGMLLIQGSDQQSTPRKKPQLKKDVQSNTAIEELQKQINDIVADMNLLKERQALQTVCLKGKKIHGKCFLAESQQKSYHTASEDCIAKGGTLSAPLSSLENEQLVQYVRESLGTDARVWLGVNDMLSEGVWVDLTGSAVRFKNWETSTRPAQPDGGSTENCAVLSALSGGKWSDESCRAERASVCEFKIV from the exons ATGGAGCTCAGAGTTGCGTGTCTCCTGATTGGAATGCTCCTCATCCAGGGATCAGACCAGCAAAGCACACCCAGGAAGAAGCCCCAACTTAAAAAGG ACGTTCAAAGCAATACTGCCATAGAGGAGCTACAGAAGCAAATCAATGATATAGTAGCAGACATGAACCTGTTGAAGGAGAGGCAAGCTCTACAAACAG TTTGCCTGAAAGGGAAAAAGATCCACGGCAAATGTTTCCTGGCCGAGTCGCAGCAGAAGAGCTACCACACGGCTAGTGAAGACTGCATCGCGAAGGGCGGCACCCTGAGTGCGCCCCTCAGCAGCCTGGAGAACGAGCAGCTCGTCCAGTATGTGCGGGAGAGCCTGGGCACCGACGCTCGGGTGTGGCTCGGGGTCAACGACATGCTGTCTGAGGGCGTGTGGGTGGACCTGACCGGCTCGGCCGTGCGCTTCAAGAACTGGGAGACCTCGACCCGCCCCGCGCAGCCTGATGGGGGAAGCACTGAGAACTGCGCCGTCCTATCCGCCTTGTCCGGAGGAAAGTGGTCTGACGAGAGCTGCCGCGCAGAGAGAGCCTCCGTCTGCGAGTTCAAAATCGTCTGA
- the cdcp1b gene encoding CUB domain-containing protein 1, with protein sequence MGSLLIGLLLLLVPQTSECLQLTVHPEDVSTVTLSTSLPLDQCSVCELKDQVVGNCVTSLKIEPSENATVHLNCTEPHEAISVLIENRIECTKTDCTPERGNVPASFLSGFKRKLVWELGAPAETNLAVNFSDHGLKKVAEGDKCDDGYRYAVVTKGSDAKLQSQPYCRNVGSAYLTLPNRATLTLLVSQQEELPLSLFTVMPQPPQKRAIVPGQSVKVTPDPNTRVIISRKLASSDCTVCVGEGPSQTCAPQQTLSESLTTTVDFSCSKPQDVFSVEVNRDLDCSKDCNYNAIHPESSIFRDFDRTFTWDMKVVSSMAFQLDFPAPGMRQIPSSDHCPDKHTYTILMYARAGTVSLGTFCRNGTISRMQVLYKGRVTLMVPRDTDLISSNFKYSRTSGSASAVMDATLPRGQTNTDFFSAHDIPSDSVMKWNFVVPPMHNFTIQFLSYVKPECQSKEVKVTYQQNKVSIEKALTDEQPTNYQGDFSLSLTNCDAVRKAGVAGLSLSYRVSVFRSGYPYHCTVDLQSFQGLSLQIENTNPASFCEFRMDSVVQEKIVVPAGSKVDLSFLDCPSDELLLTATQTIECQSLSSCSVNGILLTIPSLDLCLPTPLRQFRWDLRVPEQGSVELSSPQGSLHQSVPGQECDGSVSLLVSDTDGSNIGRFCYRSNQGTIQKVQIFSNVTISAKADGTKDLSQQQGSIFNISFRSEITETLIYTVSPLVSTPVLLATPSWPGAMKADSTISWIVTIPEEYSAELLFINVSQPRCERSHTRVAIQEMGSSEEQSFREDEQYNDKYDIQSSFYLNMSNCEPEHGTFTALSKISLQKKTRKLLSIILAVVGALLAVMVIILAVVCVVVRKKKRLINRSSIYIPKGPVSLPGDASFSKSRGENDSPVYASIDDTMVYGHLLAQDGHTDRGPGNFNGHQVGTYRTFTSPMEISSKESGCELESMQGPEKDAYRPFLDPSETFMPARPRTPLDTVDSMGWDRRTVDNELYTFKNPGDPNPNRLSAVEPLPPPEPVDNSRSESDEAEPQYDMPDM encoded by the exons ATGGGTTCACTGCTCATAGGACTGCTCCTGCTGCTCGTGCCCCAAACTTCAG AATGTCTTCAGCTCACAGTCCACCCTGAAGACGTTTCTACGGTGACCTTGTCCACCTCCCTTCCCCTGGACCAGTGTAGTGTATGTGAGCTCAAAGATCAGGTTGTTGGAAACTGTGTTACCTCCCTGAAGATTGAGCCCAGTGAAAATGCCACGGTGCACTTGAATTGCACAGAACCCCACGAGGCCATCTCAGTCCTGATTGAGAACAGAATTG AATGTACCAAAACGGATTGCACTCCTGAACGAGGCAATGTGCCAGCCTCCTTCCTCTCAGGATTCAAAAGGAAGCTTGTGTGGGAGCTGGGGGCTCCTGCAGAAACGAATTTGGCTGTGAACTTTTCTGATCATGGTCTGAAGAAGGTGGCCGAAGGGGACAAGTGTGACGATGGATACAGATACGCTGTGGTCACGAAAGGATCCGATGCTAAGCTACAAAGTCAGCCGTACTGCAGGAATGTTGGTTCTGCATATTTAACGCTCCCTAATCGGGCCACGCTGACTCTGCTAGTCTCACAGCAAGAGGAGCTGCCCCTCAGCCTATTCACGGTGATGCCACAACCTCCCCAGAAAC GAGCCATAGTACCTGGTCAGTCAGTGAAGGTGACCCCGGACCCCAACACCAGGGTCATCATCAGCAGGAAGCTGGCGAGTTCTGATTGTaccgtgtgtgtgggtgagggCCCCTCACAGACCTGTGCTCCACAACAGACCCTTAGTGAATCTTTGACCACGACTGtggatttcagctgctccaAGCCTCAGGATGTCTTCTCTGTTGAGGTCAATAGGGATCTTG ATTGTTCAAAGGACTGCAATTATAATGCAATACATCCAGAGAGTTCCATCTTCCGAGACTTTGACAGGACCTTTACATGGGACATGAAAGTGGTATCCTCAATGGCCTTCCAGCTAGACTTCCCAGCACCAGGAATGAGACAGATTCCATCATCAGATCACTGCCCCGACAAACACACCTACACCATCTTAATGTATGCACGAGCAGGAACTGTTAGCTTGGGTACATTCTGTCGAAACGGCACCATCAGTCGGATGCAGGTTCTTTACAAAGGTCGTGTTACACTGATGGTTCCCAGAGACACAGACCTGATATCATCGAACTTCAAATACTCAAGAACTAGTG GTTCAGCATCAGCAGTAATGGATGCCACTCTTCCTCGTGGGCAAACAAACACGGACTTCTTCAGTGCCCATGACATCCCTAGCGATTCTGTGATGAAGTGGAACTTCGTTGTACCTCCCATGCACAACTTCACCATTCAGTTCTTGAGCTACGTGAAGCCAGAATGCCAAAGCAAAGAAGTGAAAGTTACATACCAGCAGAACAAGGTTTCAATTGAAAAAGCTCTGACGGATGAGCAACCAACCAATTATCAGGGAGACTTCAGCCTGTCTTTGACAAATTGTGACGCGGTGCGGAAGGCTGGTGTCGCTGGCCTCTCTCTCAGCTACAGGGTCTCTGTGTTCAGGAGTGGATATCCAT ATCATTGCACAGTAGATCTCCAAAGCTTTCAAGGACTGAGTCTCCAAATAGAGAACACAAACCCAGCCTCTTTCTGTGAGTTCCGCATGGACTCTGTGGTGCAGGAGAAGATCGTGGTGCCTGCAGGCTCCAAGGTCGACCTGTCCTTCCTTGACTGCCCTAGTGACGAGCTCCTTCTCACAGCCACTCAGACCATAG AGTGCCAGAGCTTGTCCTCGTGTTCAGTGAATGGCATTCTCCTCACCATCCCCTCTTTGGACTTATGCCTGCCTACTCCTCTTCGCCAGTTCAGATGGGACCTGCGTGTTCCTGAGCAGGGTTCGGTAGAGCTGAGCTCGCCTCAGGGCAGCCTGCACCAGTCTGTGCCGGGGCAAGAGTGCGATGGTTCTGTCTCTTTGCTAGTCTCTGACACTGATGGCTCCAATATTGGCCGCTTCTGCTATCGTAGCAATCAAGGCACCATCCAGAAGGTCCAGATCTTTTCTAATGTCACCATCTCTGCTAAGGCAGATGGGACTAAAGACCTGAGCCAACAGCAAGGATCTATCTTTAACATCTCCTTCAGGTCTGAGATCACAG AGACGCTGATCTATACTGTGTCTCCACTTGTGTCAACTCCTGTTCTCCTTGCaacgcccagctggcctggagCAATGAAGGCAGACTCCACCATATCATGGATCGTCACCATTCCAGAGGAGTACAGTGCAGAGTTACTCTTTATCAACGTCTCCCAGCCTCGGTGTGAGAGGAGCCACACCAGAGTGGCCATTCAGGAGATGGGCTCAAGCGAGGAGCAGAGCTTCCGGGAAGACGAACAATACAACGACAAATACGACATTCAGAGTAGTTTCTACCTCAACATGTCTAACTGTGAACCTGAGCATGGCACCTTCACTGCTCTCAGCAAGATCTCCCTGCAGAAGAAAACGC GGAAACTGCTGAGCATCATCTTGGCTGTAGTTGGAGCACTGCTGGCAGTCATGGTCATCATTCTTGCTGTAGTTTGTGTGGTAGTGAG GAAAAAGAAGCGGCTGATCAACAGATCATCCATCTATATTCCCAAAGGGCCCGTCTCCCTCCCTGGCGATGCCAGCTTCTCAAAAAGTCGAGGGGAAAACGACTCCCCTGTCTATGCCTCTATTGATGATACCATGGTCTATGGCCATCTTTTAGCACAGGATGGCCACACAGACAGAGGGCCTGGTAATTTCAATGGCCATCAGGTTGGCACATATCGCACATTCACTAGTCCCATGGAAATATCAAGCAAAGAGAGTGGATGTGAGCTGGAGTCGATGCAAGGACCTGAGAAAGATGCTTACCGTCCTTTCCTGGACCCATCCGAGACCTTTATGCCTGCCAGACCTCGCACTCCATTGGATACGGTGGACAGCATGGGCTGGGACCGCAGAACGGTGGATAACGAATTGTATACCTTTAAGAACCCAGGTGATCCAAACCCAAACCGCTTATCTGCTGTGGAACCATTGCCTCCGCCAGAGCCTGTGGACAACTCTAGGTCTGAATCTGATGAAGCTGAGCCACAGTACGACATGCCCGACATGTAG